In the genome of Paenibacillus sp. GP183, the window ACAAAGCAGTTGATGACACTAAAGCAATGATTGCCTTGACTAAAGGAGCAACTGCTGTTGCAACTACAACTGTTTGGTCCGCTGATAAGAAAACTGCGACTCTTACACTTACAGATGTAAAAGTTAGCGAAGGTAAATACACTGCAACTCTTTCCGGCTTAGATGCAGCAGCTATTGATAAGGCAACTGCTGAGTTTACAGCTGAAAATGAGAAAGTTTCCAAATTGAGCTTCGTTAACGCTAGCGACAAAATTGCTAAGTCAACTGCTGTAACTGTTAAGATTAAAGCCGAAAACCAATATGGTGAGAACGCTGCTCTTACAGCTGGTAACTACACAGCATATGTTGCAGGAACAACTAAATCTCTGAAGAGAAATGATGACACTGGTTTATTGGAGCTTACTTTAGATACCAAAATTAAAACCCCGGCTTCTGGATCAACTCCAGCTGTTGAATACCAATCAGAAATCGATGTTATTCCAATTAACATTTTCTTAACTAACACATCTATCTCTGTTCAAAAGACATTCAAAATTGGTACTGAACCTTTCGTTAGCAAAATTGAACTTGGAGCAGTTAAATATCCTGCTACAAAGACAGCTTTGACTGCAAAGGATGACAATGCTGAGTTGGCTATCACTAGATATGACCAATATGGTGATGTTGTTGCAGAAGGTTCTGTTGCTGCAGACCGTACAAATTATGATGCTGTAATCACTCCATTCTCATTTGATGCACTTGAAATTATCAAGCCTGCTGCAGGCGGCGCATACGATAAAGTTAAAGTTCATTTGAAAGACAATGTTGAAAAATCAGGTGATTATACTGTTAACGTTTATGTTGGGGCAGCTTCCGCAACTGGAACTGTAAAAGTACAATCCACTAAAGTTGCTAACAAAGTTGAGATCGGTAGCTTCACTGGAACATTTGCAGAAAAGGATACAAAGTTCCAATACATCCCAATCGTAGCTTATGATGCAGACGGCAATAAATTATCTGCTGATGACATTGCAACAAATGCTACTAACAAAAGATTTACTGTATCGATTTCCGGTGCAGCTTATGCAGCAGGAAATAACGGTAATGATGCTATTGAAAAATCAGGTGAGAACAAAGGTAAAATTAAAGTTGGTGCAGTGAGTGGTACTGCTAGAGGTGTAGTATATGTTAATGTAGGAATTTACACAGCCAACATTCAACAAAATACGCAAGCAAGTTACACCATTCAAGATGTTCGTAAGCCAGAAACTTTAGTCATGGACGGAAGCAAACCGGCTCAAAAGGCTATTGCTGGTGCAACAACTACTATTAAGTGGTTTGTAAAAGACCAATATGGCGATCAGCTTGATGCAGTAACTGATGCTACATTGAACACAAAGTATGGTGTTAAGTTAACTGTAACAGGTGCAACTTATGCAACTCTTAGCGGTATAACTGCTCATACAACTGATGCTGGAGCAACTTATAATTTTGACGCAAATGATTTTGCAGCAATCAATAAAGTAGGCCTTGTATTCACACCTGTTACAAGTGGTGGAACAGCTAAAGTCGTTGCTGAACTTATTGATAAGTCAGGATCAACTCCTAGTACTATTAAGTCAGTTGACAACTCTATGACAGTACTTGCAACTACAGAAAAATTAACTTACAGTGTAACTGCACTTAAAGATCTGTATGCTGCACTTGATAGTTCTTTAACACCGGCAGCAGACAAAATACTATCTGTGAGTGATGCTGTCTATGGAAACTGGGCATTCAACAGCAAACTAGGTCGAGTAATTGAAGTAAAAGCAAAAGATAAAGTTGGAGACGATGTTGCAATTCCAGGCAGCCGTGTTGTAAGTTCATTCTCCAATAACCAAACTATCGCTAAAACAATTCAAAGCGGTAATGATGTTCAAGTAATTGGTAACAAAGCAGGTACAGCACAAATCTTAGTAGTTTATAAACTTGTGGATGGTACTACTGCTGATGCTACTCTTGATGTAAATGTTAAAGCAGATCAAGTTGTTGCAAACACAGTAACTGTTGATGCAACTAACAAAACTTTGACAATTGCAAATGGTCAAAATGGATATGACTTAGCAAAAAACATTAAAATTGTTGATAACTACGGCGTAGAGTACACAGGAGCAAATACTGCTAAATATGCTAGCTTCCTTGGACTTCAATACGTAGTAAGCGGAGTTAATACTGGTGGATCTGTAACTGTTAACAGCAATGGAACTATTGATGTAGCCTCAGGTACAACTGAGTTTACACTTAAAGTAATTGCTGGTAGCAAATCCGCTTCAATTCTTGTAACAACACCATAATACAAATACTCTTATAAATAAAGGAGACCCGTAAGGGTCTCTTTTTTTATTTTTGGTGTTAGGAGAAATTATGTGCAGACAGACTAATTGAACTTACTAACTCTACTCACAGCCAAAGCTCTAGCTCCAGGTTCTGCCAATGAGCCTGTTATCAAAGAAGGTACCTCGATTTGAGACTAGAAGAGTTGTTCAACTCATTTGAGCAGACAAATTGGGATGAACAGAGAGATGATGATTGGACTGCAATGATCATAAATCTGGAAATCAATTGATGGTTCACTTTTGTCAATTTTGCAATAGTTTGCTTCTCTTTATAGTTGTAGAAAGAATGACCGACCATTATAAATCTAGTCAGTCATCATTGTTATGTTTTTTCATTAACCATTTAATTGGATGTCAAATTAATTTCGGTTTCTTTCAAAATCATTTGATGTATAATTTGCTTTGTATTAGAAATGTTTTGTTGTGCTACTTGTAAGGAATTAAGAATGCTTAATTTTAGGTTAGAAGCAAAATCAGATTTGTTACTAGTGCTAATCCATGCTTTAAGCAAGTTTTTAGTTTGATTTATTTGATCCATTGTTTTACTTTCGTTAAAGATAATATCATTAATGCTCGTAGCAGATGAGACAAGTTTATTTGTTTTTAGAGCAAAATCCATAGAATTGTTATGAAGATTTAAAAGACTCTGATAATCTGTGTCAATAACAGTTAAATAATGTTCAGGGTTATCTAAATTTGTGTATTGCTGAAGTTTTACAGAAAACATCCACATAGCATTATCTGTGTCACTCAGCCATTGATATGTATCTTTAAGAAGTATTTGTTCCTTTTCGTTAGAGTCTATTTTTTTAACGTTATTCGTTAATTTAACATCTACACTGTAGGTTTCAGGATCCCAATTAACTGTAGCTCCTAATTGTTTCAATAAATAAATGGGGACTAAAGTCCGATCTTTATAATTTATTGCGGGGATATCTTCCACTTTAAGATCTTGACCATTTGACTTTAAAGTAACAATTGGATTTCCTTCAAACTCACCATGAATACTAGAAGCATTGACAATACTTGACGTTGAGAATAAAAGCATAGTAACGATAAGCCATTTTTTCATTAGATCACTCCGTTTGTAAATAGATTTAATATGACTTATCTCTATTCTACAAAACGAAAGAAGTTCCCTTTATTTGTAATAATAATCGATTACTTGTTATAATTAATTAACTAAACAAGAAAGGTGGCTATTTATGAACTTGAAATTAAAGTCTCTCTTAATCTCAGCAGGAATTATGCTTATCATACCCATATATTCAATATCTCAAGCCGACGCCCCAGCACCAGGATCGGCCACTGATCCGGTCATCACCAAAAGCTACTTCGATCAAAACACTTTAACCCAAGATCAAGTGAAACAACTTATCGCGCAAAGCGGTGGATCGGGCGGCTCTGCCCTCATGGTTGTCCAACTCCAATCCGGACAAACCCTATACGCTAGCTCTGGCTCTGAATTCATCGTCCGCACAGGCAAAACCGTAGCGGTAAGCAAGGACGAAGACGGTATTCCTGACGTTACTGCTGGCAAAGATATTCGCGCGGGAGCAGCAATTGAAAATAATCATCATCTGATTTTCCCTAGGGATACTCGTGGTATTAAACCTGCGACGAACAATACAGCCGAAATTTTCGTCATGGTTCGCGGCAATTATTCACTTTTTAATGCTGATGGCAGTAAAGTTACTCCATAATTTTACCCTTATTGACAAGATTTTATACGGCTTGAACCTTGCTGTGAAGCCATACTAATGCTGAATCCAAATAAGGAGGGCATTATTATGGCTAGAAATTCAAACGTCAAAGTGGTTCCCGAGTCGAAGAAGGCTTTGGACATTCTCAAATATGAGATTGCTGCAGAGCTGGGCTTGCCTGTAGGTAAAAATTCGAACTTCAATGCTAATGCAGAGTTCGCATCCGAATTAGGTTCACTCCCAGCCTCTTCGGTAAAAGAAGATTACTGGGGATTCATCGCATCCAGGGATGCAGGAGCCGTGGGTGGGCATATTACCCGACGGTTGATCCAAAGCGCGGAAGAAGTACTTTTTACCCTTTAAATCGGCTATTCCTTCATCTATCTTTGTTTGACAGCACCCGACAAATGAAGTATCATTTCATATTGAAGGTTAACCCCTCAAGAAACCTTTTCCCACCGGAGAAGGTTCCTTTTTCTTTGTGTAGATTCGTACTTTTATTTACATACTATGTTTATTGGAGGTTGATTCAAAATGGCGATTGTACGCGGAAAGCGTTTGTTTACGTCCGAGTCGGTTACAGAGGGCCATCCGGATAAAATCTGTGATCAGATTTCTGATGCCGTGCTGGATGCTTTTCTTCAAAATGACCCCAATGCCCGTGTTGCATGCGAGGTTTCCGTTGCTACCGGTTTGGTGCTGGTGATTGGTGAGATTTCATCTCAATCTGAATATGTAGATATTCAATCCATTGTCAGACAAACGATTAAGGAGATTGGCTATACTCGCGCGAAATACGGCTTTGATTACCAAACCTGCGCAGTTCTGGTTTCCCTGAATGAACAATCTGCGGATATTGCGCAAGGCGTTAATCAGGCACTTGAATCCAGAGAAGGACGTATGTCCGATGATGAGATTGAAGCTATTGGTGCAGGTGATCAAGGCATGATGTTTGGTTTCGCTGTGAATGAGACTCCTGAACTTATGCCACTGCCTATTTCTATTTCCCATCAGTTATCCCGTCGATTGGCGGAAGTTCGTAAAAACGGTACTTTGACTTACTTACGTCCCGATGGAAAAACCCAGGTTACAGTTGAGTATGATGGAGATAAACCAGTTCGTGTAGACACGATTGTTATTTCGACTCAACACAGTGAAGAGATCACTTTGGAGCAGATCCAACGGGATGTCAAAGAGCACGTCATTGGACCCGTGGTTCCAGCTTCGTTGATCGATGCCGATACGAAGTATTTTATCAATCCGACAGGCCGCTTTGTGATCGGAGGTCCTCAGGGCGATGCCGGCTTAACGGGTCGTAAAATCATCGTTGATACATACGGCGGTTACGCTCGTCATGGCGGGGGCGCGTTCTCCGGTAAGGATCCGACCAAGGTTGACCGTTCTGGCGCTTATGCAGCCAGATATGTAGCCAAGAATATCGTCGCGGCCGGCCTGGCTGAGAAATGCGAAGTGCAATTGGCCTATGCCATCGGTGTTGCGAGACCTGTGTCGATTAGTGTAGACACTTTCGATACCGGTAAGGTCAGTGAAGAGGTTCTTGTCGAATTGATCCGCAAGCATTTTGACCTTCGTCCAGCGGGCATTATTAAGCAGCTCGATCTGCGTCGTCCTATATATAGACAAACTGCGGCATATGGCCACTTTGGTCGAACAGATGTGGATCTGCCTTGGGAGCGTACCGACAAAGCAGAGCTTTTAAAAACAGATGCGCTGAAATAATCTTCTTTTTTGATTTTTAAAAGGGCTGCCCTATCAATGGGTTGGCCCTTTTTTGCTGTGTGTCTGCAATAAAATTGTAATATATCATTTTCGTAACTTTTTCCATAGTAATAGAGTCTATAATAAAGAACATTCTAGTAGTTTGTTGATATTAAAGTAAAAGATTGGAAGAATGAGAGGAGAAACAGCATGACTTTACAAAAAAAACTGGGATTAGGCGCGTTGGCATGCGCATTGTCCTTGCAATTTCTTGCATCAATACCCAGCGTTACTCTGGCTGCCGACCCTAGTTTAGCGCTCGGTTCGCAGGAGATTATTACATCAGGGGCCGTTCTCAAAAAATATGTATGGAGTACTACAAGAAACGACAAAGTGGTTACAGCCAATGCTAGTGTCATAGAAGTAGATTTAAGTAATCCCAATGTAAAATTGGATCCCATTTCAGGAGCTCCCGCGGATCTGTTGAACAAAAAGCAAAGTGTTTCACAGATGGTAGCAGGCAAAGGCGCGGTAGCAGGCATCAATGCCGACTTTTATAATACGCAAGGTGAAGGTGCTCCGTTAGGCCCGCAGATTACCTCAGGTCAGCTCATTTCCACCACATCGACTCTATTGAACGGCATGTATGCTTTCGCAATAACGAAAGAAAATGTCCCTATTGTGGATCAGTTTACGTTTACCGGTTCATTGACTGCCCTGGATGGGATTAGTTTTCCCTTAGGAGGAGTAAATAAGACAGCCTACTGGGGGGATGATAATACATTTAGCCACCAAGATGCCATTTACATGTATACCAGCGCATGGGGACAGATTAATCGCTCCAATGACGGGACAACTACGCCTACTGAAGTGTTGGTGCAAAATGGCAAGGTCATGCAAATCGCAGTTAACGGTGTGGTCAATTTGCTGCCTCCAACAGACGGTTACATACTGAGAGCTTCAGGCACAGGTACCGATTATGTAGTTAAACACCTTAAAGTAGGAGATACAATTACATCTAAATATGAGATGGTGCCCAAGGACGCATGGAACCATTATGATGTGAAAACTTTCAAAATGATGGTAGGCGGCGGCTCGCTGCTTGTTTTTGAGGGGAAGCCCAGTTATTTTACTCGTGATATTAATAGTATTGACGGGTATCGTTACCGTGCGAGATCGGCTATTGGTTTTTCGCAGGATTTAAAAACAGCTTATCTGGTCGCAGTGGATGCGAGCGGCAGCGGCAGCGGAATCAGCTTGCCTGAATTGCAGCAGTTCATGATTCAAGCAGGCGTGTATAAGGGTATGGCGCTGGACGGCGGCGGTTCTACTCAAATGGTAGCTCGTCCGCTAGGTGAATTTGATTCCCAGCAGGTCATCAAGACGGAAAATGGCAATGAACGTAAGGTTGTCAATGGAGTGGGTGTTTTCTCGACAGCGCCTAAGGGTGAAGTGAAGGGGATTACACTCAAAGGGCAGAATGTATTGTTTTTGAATGAATCCAGCACTTATTCGATGAAAGCTTATGATGAGTATTATAATCCGGTTGCAGTAAATTCCATGACTACACAGTGGTCTAGCACCGCGCCTCTTGGCACTTTCAGCGGCAATACGTTTACGGCCACCAGTGCGGGGCAAACCAAGCTTTCGGCCCAATCGGGCAAAGGGCTTGCGACTATTGATGTCGAGGTCATAGGCCGTGCTCAGATTACAACGATGAAAATCAATGCGGGCGACATCTCCTTGTCTGAGGGACAGAACTTTAAGCTTCCAGTACTGGTTACGACTCAAAGCGGCAAAACTCGAGAAGTACCTGCAAACTTGGTTCAATGGGAAGTTAAAGGCATTGATGCCAATGTCAATACAGATGGAGTCCTGCATGTAACGAATCTGTCTGGCAAGCAAAGCGCGCAGTTGATCGCCAGATATGACGGATACAGCACCATGCTGACGCTTCCTATCGGGATTGAGAAGCTTTGGTATGATCTAGATACAACCGGCGTTATGACCAGTGCTGGGAAATATCCGGCTGAGGTGGGTTCCAGTGTTACGATCAACTCATCTACCGGCAATAAAAATATAGAGATCGCCTATGACTTTACCAAGGGTAAGGGAACGAAGGCCGCTTACGCTTTATTCAATGACAAATGGGGAGCACCTATCGAAGGTGAGCCGCAATATATGAAAATGAAGGTGTTTGGCGATGGGAGCATGAACTGGCTACGTGCTGAATTCAATGATGCCGACGGCAAATCCTACAAAGTGGAGTTAACCCGCAACATGAACTGGAAGGGTTGGAATTTGGTCACCGCCAATCTGACGGACTACAACATGAAATATCCGATTGTGATCAAGAGCATCTATATTGCCAACCCGGAGCAAGGACAAGATGAGAGAGCGCTGCAAGGCAAAATCAACTTTGATGATATTCTCTTCGTTTATAAAGGGCAGCTGCCCGCCTTGCCACAAAACAAGGTTAAGCTTACCGTGAACAAAAGCACCGCTTCTTTAAATAACAAAACGATGACTTTAGAGCAAGCTCCAATAATCATGAGCGGGAATACGATGGTCCCGGTTCGCTTTGTGACCGAAGCGCTTGGCGGTACGGTTTCGTGGAGCGATTCGGAACGAAAGGTCACCATTACGCGGGGAGATAAGCTGATCGAGCTGTGGATCAACAATCCGAATCTGCTTGTAAACGGGGATACGGTGACCGCTGAAGTAGCTCCATTAATCGTCAACAATCTGACGTTGGTACCGCTGCGTATTATTTCCGAGAAGTTAGGCTGGAAAGTCGGATGGGATCCGAAGGGCCAAATCATTACACTGGAATAAAACTTATGATAGAATAAGGAATAGACCCATATTTGGTATTCGTGAAAAGGAGTCTGTGCCTATCTTGCAACCTGATTCTATAGATCGCGTAATTAAGAACGCTATAAACGTTGTTGAGAGCAGCAAGTATCAAATCTTTGAGATTGCTGAAGCATCAAGGGGGGAGAGGGAATCTCTGACCCGTGAGTTGGCGGATGTCAAAGAGGAGACAAGCCTCACGATCGATGAAGTGGATAAGCTGGAAAAGGAATACAAGCGATCGCGCATTCGATTGACGGAGGTTAGCCGGGATTTCAATCGTTTCCGTGAAGAGGATATCAAGGTCGCTTATGAGGCTGCGATCGCTTTTCAGCTTCAACTCACCATTGCCAGGGAGAAAGAAAACAACCTGCGGACTCGACGCGATGATCTGCAAAAGCGGATCAAGAATGTAGAGAAGCAAGTGGAACGCGCCGAAACGATCGTTTCCCAAATGAATGTTGTGCTTGAGTATTTATCAGGCGATTTGAACCAATTAACCCGGATCCTCGAATCCGCTAAAAATAGACAGCTTCTCGGTTTAAAGATTATTCTGGCTCAAGAGGAAGAAAGAAAACGTATTGCCCGGGAAATTCATGATGGTATGGCACAGACGCTAGCCAATGTCGTGCTTCGCACGGAAATAGCGGAGCGGATGCTGACCAAGCAGGATTTTAAGGCTGTGAAAGAGGAATTGGTAGATTTGAAAGGGCAGGTTCGGAACGGGCTTGAGGAGGTTCGCAAGATTATCTTCAATCTCCGTCCGATGGCTCTGGATGATCTCGGTATCGTTCCTACTCTACGTAAATACGTGCAGGACTTTGAGGACAAAACCAAAATTCATACTATATTCACCCTGGTCGGCCGAGAGAATCGTTTTCCATCAGGACTGGAAATTGCGATTTTTCGCTTGGTGCAGGAGGCGTTCTCTAATGTTGTAAAGCACTCGAATGCGTCTTTTGTCTCACTCGAGCTTACCCTTGAGAATGAACACGTGAAAATCTATATCGTGGACAACGGTATCGGGTTTGATGTTGAGAAGACACAGCAAATCATCACGAAGGGCAACAACTTCGGCCTGCTCGGCATGAGAGAGCGTGTGGAACTGCTGGAAGGCAATATGGAGATCGTCTCAGAAAAGAATTCAGGCGCCAAAATAACGATGGTTATCCCTATCGGGAGTCCAGATCATAAGGAGGAATAAAACAGATGGACAATACGGTTACACTGAAACGAAACGTAAGAATCATCATAGCGGACGATCACCAGTTATTTCGCGAGGGTGTAAAGCGGATAATTAATATGGAAGAGGATATGGAAGTTATAGCCGAATGCGGAGACGGTATTCAAGTGGTTGAGCTTTGCAATCAGAATACTCCGGATGTCGTGCTAATGGACATTAATATGCCGCTGGAAAATGGAGTTGTCGCCACAGAACGTCTAAGGTTGATCTTTCCTGAGGTAAAAGTCATTATTTTATCCATTCATGATGATGAGAGCTACGTATTTGAGACCTTGCGAAAAGGTGCTTCCGGTTATTTATTGAAGGATATGGAAGCCGAGTCTCTGATTAATGCCATTCGTTCGGTAGTTTCAGGCTATGCATATATCCATCCTAAGGTAACCGGCAAGCTGATCAATCAATTAAGAAGAATGACTTATCTCGATGATGTTGGCGTTGTGGCTCCCAGTCAAGCAATTAAAGAAACAGGCATGAAATATATACATAATGACAACAGCCCTTTAACCAAGCGGGAAGCGGAAGTGCTGCGGCTTATGGCAGAGGGCAAAAGTAACAAATTGATAGGAGAATCCCTCTTTATCAGCGAAAAAACGGTCAAAAATCACGTCAGCAGCATTCTTCAAAAGCTGGAAGTGGACGATCGTACCCAAGCGGTTATCGCAGCTATCAAGAATGGCTGGGTGACATTGTAGGAACCTCCCCTCCTCCCTCGGCATAATATAGAGGTAAAGGAGGGAGCCGCAATGTGGATTGGGTTGCTCTGGATCGTAGGCTGTTACGGAATCAGCATAGCTTTGCTTCATCTTTGCTTCGGCAAGCGGCAAGAATTAAGGGGAAAAGCCGTCAAGGTTCTTCTAATTACCAAAAACAATCAATCCCAAATAGAATGGTATATTCGCTCTTTGTTCTTTGTTTCACGGCTGCGGGGAAGAGAAATAACCGCTACAATCCTGGATGAAGGCTCCACGGATGAGACCCTGAAGATCATAGAGCGGCTATCCCGTACGCATCGTATGGATTTGGATTGGTGCGGCCCGGATCAAACACTGGATGATCTGCTTGTTGCATATGAAAGCGACCCGGTCATCCTTGTGAATTTAGGCGGCAAAGAGGAATTATCGAAAATTCCGTTATTCGATCACTAGAACGCTTACATTAAAAAGAGAGCAAGGTGAAGGATGAAGGCCCGTTTATATGCAGTATTCTTACGTTCCAAATGGCACTGGCACCTAACACTGGACATCCACACGGATATGCATTATTGGTTCGGCCAACATGGCCCCGACACAGGCATGCTTATTCTGGATACTCCTCTTTCGCTTGGACAAGCCCAGCGGATTCGGGATCAAATGAGTTTAGACCCCTTGCAGAAAGACCACCAACTGAAAGACCACCAACTGAAAGACCACCCCTATGCTTTAAACCGAGAGTTTCACTCCTCTAAGATTACCGCTTCAACGAAAGCATCGTTGACAGCACTAGCCCGGAAAATCAAACTTACTGCAGCTCGCTGCGGAATGCGCAGTTCAATCGTGGAGGCCATTCGGCTTACTCCTCTTTCTTATGAAAGTTGGAGGGGAGATCGCGAGTTTACTGATCTTCAAATGGATCAATCCGCTTATGATCAAATCGTTCGAAGCCCTTTCAGGCAGGTCATTGCTTGTCGAAGAGATCGCGCAGCTGCTTGAGTGAAGAAGATAACGAGACTCACGAGACATGACCTATCGAGCAAGGAATTCACAAGCCATCACCTCTCGAGTAAGGAATTCACGAGCCCCTACCCGCCGCGCTGCGAAGTTTTTGATCTGGGCGGTTACGGGAGTGGGGAAGACGGAGATGATCTTCCCTTTTATCCAGCACATAGTCGCTAATGGCGGCAAGATGCTGGTTGCAACCCCGCGCAAGGACGTTGTGCTTGAGCTGCAGCCTCGCGTGATGAAAGCTTTCGCGGGTCGATCTGTAGTTACGCTGTATGGAGGCTGTTTAGGCAGGAGATCTCCATCCTGCCTGGAGATCGAAGCGGCACGGACGAGGTGTCGCCGATTGAGGGGACCTCGTCAAAGAATTCGCTTCGCACCGAGAAAGTACAGCTTTTTCGAGACAGAGTGATTCGAATTCTGGTCACGACTACCATTCTGGAACGAGTAGTGACAATTCCTAAATCGGATGTCTTCATCTTAGATTCGGACTCACCGCTTTTTGATGAGGCGGCGTTGGTCCAGATGTCCGGACAAGCAATCCGCTCGAAGGAAGACCCGGTGGGCAAAGTTTATTTTGCAGCCAAAGAAAAAACCAAATCACAAATCGGGCGATCCAGCAGATCAGCAGATGGCTATAGAGTTTGGAAAAGCTGTGAATCTCCCGGTGATTCCGCTGCTGCAGCGAAAGAGACACACGGATAAGCAGAGCTTTAAAAGCAGAAATCAAAGGATCGAAGATCTGGAGCACGTATTTGAGCTGAATGAGGCGGATTTGCAGCAAGTATTGGATTTGTCACAAAAGAATGAAATGATGCAGATTTACATAGTTGATGATGTTTATACGACCGGAAGTACATTAAACCAATGCTCAATGGTGCTGAAAAAAAGCTTGAATTGTGAGGTTTTTGGTCTCATCTGGGCGAGATAAAGGTAACTTTTAACATATTTTTTAAAAGGGATTATACAAAGTAACATGGTTGAGGTAAACTGGAATTAATGTTTTGGGATATGGTACTATTTGTAGGAGGGGTCGTACGTGAGTTTGAATGTGGCCAATTGCCCGCGGTGTGGACGAGTTTTTGTGAAAGGCATACAAGAGGTATGTCCTAATTGCTTAAAGGAAATTGAACTGCAGTTTGATATATGCTCGAAATATTTAAGGGAAAACATTGGCACTGGTCTTAGAGATCTAAGCGAAGCGACCGAGGTTCCCGTTCGACAAATCACCAAATTCATCCGTGAGGGCCGAATCTCGATCAAAAACCACCCTAACATGGGCTATCCATGTGAATCGTGCGGCAATGACATTCGTGAAGGTCAGATCTGCGATTCCTGTCGAAGCAAGCTGGTCAAAGGTATGTCCAACTCTTTAGAGGATGAAGCCCGCAGACAAGAGAGGCTACGAGAAGATAGTAAATCGAGCTTTTACATAAAGGATCGTCTAAAAAACAGATATTGACATTCAATTGATATAAAGTTTCATATGCATCATGCCGATAATAAAAGTAATGATTATCGGTCTTTTTATTTTATCCACAAATGTATAGGGGTGGAAAACCATGAAAATTAATGACAGTCAGCGCATAGGAAATGTGAATCCGTATAAAAAAACCAATGAAGTTACAGCTGCTAATGCTGCAGGCAAGAAAGATAAGCCTAAGGATCAAGTGCAAATCTCACCTGAGGCCAAGGAATTATTGAGTGCTCAGGGAGCTGGAATGAGTGAGGAGCAAATACAGCGCCTGAATGATTTAAGGGAATCCGTATCTTCCGGTAGTTATCAAGTTGATGCCAAAAAAGTCGCAGAGAAACTGTTGCCTTACATAAAATAAGATAGTCACTATCCAACTATAGAAACAGGTGAACGATTGTGTCTACGATACGAGATCTTCTTGATTCGATGAATAAGCTGCGAGACATTCATGAAGCTCTTCTTGAGCTTGCCAAGGACAAGACACCGGCACTTGTTCACAACGAAGTGGATGCGCTGAATCAGGTCGTCAATAAGGAAAGCAAGTTGATGCGTCTTATTGGTGAAGCCGAGCAGCAGCGGATTCAAATCATTAACGAGTATTTGCTGTCCAGGGGATACAATCCAAATCCCCAGATTACGATCAGTGATTTGATCAAAATCATTTTTAAGGCGGAAGAAAAGCACGCACTCTCCGAAGCGCAGTTCAGTTTACTTCATGTTCTTCATGAGCTCAAGGAGCGAAATGCCATCAATCAGCAATTGATAGAACAATCACTAGCTTTTATCGATTACTCCCTCGACCTTGTGATGGGATCTTCGGAAGATGAAGCGGTATACCATAATCCTAACCAGCAGAAGAGCGGAAACCGACTGGGTGTTTTCGATACGAAAGCCTGATATAGATTGCCATTTGCTTCGCAAGGGAGAG includes:
- a CDS encoding stalk domain-containing protein, which gives rise to MTLQKKLGLGALACALSLQFLASIPSVTLAADPSLALGSQEIITSGAVLKKYVWSTTRNDKVVTANASVIEVDLSNPNVKLDPISGAPADLLNKKQSVSQMVAGKGAVAGINADFYNTQGEGAPLGPQITSGQLISTTSTLLNGMYAFAITKENVPIVDQFTFTGSLTALDGISFPLGGVNKTAYWGDDNTFSHQDAIYMYTSAWGQINRSNDGTTTPTEVLVQNGKVMQIAVNGVVNLLPPTDGYILRASGTGTDYVVKHLKVGDTITSKYEMVPKDAWNHYDVKTFKMMVGGGSLLVFEGKPSYFTRDINSIDGYRYRARSAIGFSQDLKTAYLVAVDASGSGSGISLPELQQFMIQAGVYKGMALDGGGSTQMVARPLGEFDSQQVIKTENGNERKVVNGVGVFSTAPKGEVKGITLKGQNVLFLNESSTYSMKAYDEYYNPVAVNSMTTQWSSTAPLGTFSGNTFTATSAGQTKLSAQSGKGLATIDVEVIGRAQITTMKINAGDISLSEGQNFKLPVLVTTQSGKTREVPANLVQWEVKGIDANVNTDGVLHVTNLSGKQSAQLIARYDGYSTMLTLPIGIEKLWYDLDTTGVMTSAGKYPAEVGSSVTINSSTGNKNIEIAYDFTKGKGTKAAYALFNDKWGAPIEGEPQYMKMKVFGDGSMNWLRAEFNDADGKSYKVELTRNMNWKGWNLVTANLTDYNMKYPIVIKSIYIANPEQGQDERALQGKINFDDILFVYKGQLPALPQNKVKLTVNKSTASLNNKTMTLEQAPIIMSGNTMVPVRFVTEALGGTVSWSDSERKVTITRGDKLIELWINNPNLLVNGDTVTAEVAPLIVNNLTLVPLRIISEKLGWKVGWDPKGQIITLE
- a CDS encoding TIGR03826 family flagellar region protein, translating into MSLNVANCPRCGRVFVKGIQEVCPNCLKEIELQFDICSKYLRENIGTGLRDLSEATEVPVRQITKFIREGRISIKNHPNMGYPCESCGNDIREGQICDSCRSKLVKGMSNSLEDEARRQERLREDSKSSFYIKDRLKNRY
- a CDS encoding response regulator transcription factor — protein: MDNTVTLKRNVRIIIADDHQLFREGVKRIINMEEDMEVIAECGDGIQVVELCNQNTPDVVLMDINMPLENGVVATERLRLIFPEVKVIILSIHDDESYVFETLRKGASGYLLKDMEAESLINAIRSVVSGYAYIHPKVTGKLINQLRRMTYLDDVGVVAPSQAIKETGMKYIHNDNSPLTKREAEVLRLMAEGKSNKLIGESLFISEKTVKNHVSSILQKLEVDDRTQAVIAAIKNGWVTL
- a CDS encoding sensor histidine kinase, whose product is MQPDSIDRVIKNAINVVESSKYQIFEIAEASRGERESLTRELADVKEETSLTIDEVDKLEKEYKRSRIRLTEVSRDFNRFREEDIKVAYEAAIAFQLQLTIAREKENNLRTRRDDLQKRIKNVEKQVERAETIVSQMNVVLEYLSGDLNQLTRILESAKNRQLLGLKIILAQEEERKRIAREIHDGMAQTLANVVLRTEIAERMLTKQDFKAVKEELVDLKGQVRNGLEEVRKIIFNLRPMALDDLGIVPTLRKYVQDFEDKTKIHTIFTLVGRENRFPSGLEIAIFRLVQEAFSNVVKHSNASFVSLELTLENEHVKIYIVDNGIGFDVEKTQQIITKGNNFGLLGMRERVELLEGNMEIVSEKNSGAKITMVIPIGSPDHKEE
- the flgM gene encoding flagellar biosynthesis anti-sigma factor FlgM is translated as MKINDSQRIGNVNPYKKTNEVTAANAAGKKDKPKDQVQISPEAKELLSAQGAGMSEEQIQRLNDLRESVSSGSYQVDAKKVAEKLLPYIK